Genomic segment of Primulina tabacum isolate GXHZ01 chromosome 11, ASM2559414v2, whole genome shotgun sequence:
GTGGATGGGAATCATTTTTTTACGGTTGTTCATTAATCgtgtttatttatattttagtaagttttttgtgagacggtttcacgtatttttatatgtgagatagGTCAATCCTaacgatatttacaataaaaagtagttTTGTTATGTTGTTCATTGATCgtgtttatttatatttgagtaggtttttgtgagacggtctcatgtatctttatatgtgagatgggTCGACcctaacgatattcacaataaaaagtaatattcttagcataaaaagtaataatttttcatagatgacccaaataagagatccttctcacaaaatacgatccgtgagaccgtctcacataaatttttatctttatatTTTCATAAGGTATACTTGTTCTATCATGTCAAAACGGATTGGGAAAATCTCAACCCACCACGAATGGCAGGTTGGGCGATGAAcccatcaaaacttaaaaataacaaattcaactatggatttttaaaatctaatattaatattcttaattaaaaaaatctcaATATATGATGAAATTGACTATTCaaattactaaaaaaaattgttcatgTTTTTGAGCTACGAAATTATACATTAACGAGGGAATGATTCttgaatttaaaatgaaaaaattacattttttatcttataatttgtatttttattttattttgatatgtTAATAATGAAGTTGTATTTTTAGTCTTATAACTTggatttcttttttatttcgGTTATCTTACAATGATTTTTTTAGTCATGTGACTtgcatatttattattatttttggtcaTTTTTTGACTCGAGTGCATCGTGTTTTTCGGTGAAAAGgacataaaatgaaaaatataagttATAAGACTAAAAGTGAAAATTCACCATAACAatacaaaaaatgaaaaaaaaaatacaaattgcaggattaataataaaaatttatcgtTGCCCgaactaaaatttaattttttttcgaaatgttttcttgaattttcctCACTAATAACAAGATATGGTACTTGCTATATTTTTACTCCTCGATAATCCACTagtttaatttaagctttacaAGACTCCTAAACATAAGAAACGAAACCTTAACTTCATCATACATAATCTCACAGtaaatatgatatttatataGAGAGACACACAATACACACATGataattaaatcaaataaaaaaataacttgTTTAATAACTAAtagaattttaatattaatattttaaaaaataaccgACGGACCAACTCAACCGACCCCAACGAGCCTTACTAAATCATAACCCAAATGAGCTTAACCCGTTTTGACCCGCCTTCAAATGAGTTACTAAAATCTTAACTCAACCCACTTTCTTAAAGCGGGTTGAGTTGGTCCAACAGGTCCAACccaaatcataatatcatatctCAATAGTCATATTACACATATTTTGAGAAGTAATACTATTGCAGACACGATGGTATTTGAAACTCTGTTCACAGAGAACTCCTAATGCTTTAATGTACCTAAGCAGATCTTAAGTTGTGTCAAACCAGACAGGACTTATTTAACTAGCTGGAGATGTAAAAGAAGAGAAAATATGTTTGCAAGGAACGAGAGAAAATAATTATTggttttattttatgaaaatgaaaaggGGGCCTTACGTTTAGCAAAATGACATGCACTGTCATAATTTCTTTCCGGGGAACTATCATGTTACTGTAATCCACATTTCCACTTGCCCACATGCAAGCTCGATTAGTGGAATACAATTTCTGATGGTAAAAAGTATGTGCTCCATGCAAGCAAAGTGATTTCGAGAGCATGCAAGGAAAAAAACCTGACATGGTCGGTGGAGCATGATTGCATGTAAAAAAAAAGGAGTCATGAATTGCAAAATATTTCCAGTTACAAAAGGCTACGGTGGCTATGgcattataataaataaactatacaaaaatcataacaaGTACCATAAGCTTTGGATGCTTAAGTCAGACGTGAAGATAATCGCAATGCGCTCCCTTCCTACATCGCCCATACGCATTGTATGGACACAAGACATCTCGCTTGTTAAAGTGTTGATTACCTCCCCGTCCTCCACCAAACGTTGGCTGCCTGTTCCAAGGCCTACCACCACCACCAAAAACAGAATCTCGACCCTGACCATTCATTTGGCCTGAAAACTGCCCTTCATTGTGATTTTGTTCGCCACCCCATGCACCGTGGTTCCCTTGTGGCGCACCCCATCCTTGGTTTGAAGTTCCTTGAGCTGAAACTTCCACAGGAGGCCGAGATCCAGATGGGCCCCACCTGTTCCCGGAAACGGGCCTTTCAACCGGAGGACCACCCCAACCTGGGGTTGGAGTCCAACCAGAATTTACATTTCCGGGCATGGGACCCTGAGTGTTAGCTCCTGCATTTGTAGTGGGAGCAACCCAACTGGAATTTGCATTCCCTCTGGGTGGCGCTTCAACAGGATGTCCCCTGTTTGTGTTTGTATTTCCGGCTGAAGGATTCCCCAATCCCATGTTCGGGTTGGCATGCTGCATGCCCCAGCCAGTGTTAAGTATTTCAGGTCTCACCCCCGAGGGAGCATTGTTTTCTGCTGGCGCAATTCCCCAACTTGCATTTGGTGTAGCATGAGGGTATATGTTTGGTTGACTACCCTGATTAGGTCTCCAAAATTCAGATTGAGGCCCAGCGGTAGTGCTTTGGTTAACTAAACTCGGAGTAGAATTCTGAACTGGTGCAGTCCAACCATATTCGTGGGGCTGCCTAGACTGTGCAGTGCTACTCCAACCCTGAGTTTCAGCTAGAGGACTCTGACTAGAAACCCGCTGAACTGACTGGAGCATGATGGGAGGATGTAGATTCATCTGTACAGCATGTGGTTCACTTGAAATGGTTGGCTGAAGATGCAGAGAATCTGCTGAGGCCACCAGTATTCCTTGTTGAGGCATAGGCAGGGTTGGATTAAAATTAGAGCTACACTGAACAGCGGAATGATGCTCCATATCTCGTAAAATTGCAGTAGGAGATGAAACTACTCCCTTAACACCAGGGGATTGAATTGCTCCAGAGGGAAGATCACCTTCTCCTTCGGTCCAACTTGCATTACCCAGTGCAGACATAGGAATTGGAATGTTTGTAACAGCATTCCCAGTCCGTTTTTCAGTAGAACATTTAGCAATAGATCTGGAATTTTGATCAACAGTGGGCATCACCCGGCCATGGTTTAAGGAAGTTGTGTGGAGGGTGTCAATTGGGGGGATCATATGGTCAACAGCTGGCAACTCTGCTTGAAATTTACCAACCAAAGCATTAGATATAAGTATCGAGTGATCTTGCTCCTCTGTGGTTCTCCAGATCCTTAAATCAGATGGGAAGTAACCAGCATTGTTCCATTTTCGCAATCGTGCCATAGAAAAAGGTCCTTGAACTTTTCCTGAAGGATCCTGATAATGCCAAATCTTTTTTCTGTCGTTAACCTTGATATTGTTTTCTGCTACCCCAGCCGGGAGAGATGCTTGAGATGTTAATGATGAAACACCAGAAAGCGAATCAGCTTCAGACGCAGCATTCATCGTCCTATCAGCAGACATGGAATTAGCAGAACTGACCTTCTCTAAATTGTTGGATTTCTGTGGCTCTCGGTCAGTTTCTGAATTAATACAATTTTCATTTACCATCTCACCAACACAGGTAGCATTGGCAGAAAAATCATTACCAGACACGCTTCTACTCAATTCAGCAGACATGGAATTAGCAGAACTGAGCTTCTCTAAATTGTTAGATTTCAATGGCTCTCTGTCAGTTTCTAAATTACGACAATTTTCATTTACCATCTCACCGCCACAGGGAGCATTGGCAGAAAAATCATTGCCAGACACGCTTCTACTCAATTCAGCAGATGTGGGATTAGCAGAACCGAGCTTCTCTAAATTGTCAGATTTCTGTGGCTCTCGGTCTTCTGAATTATGACAATTTTCATTTACCATCTCACAACCACAGGGAGCATTGGCAGAAAAATCATTACCACACACGCTTCTTCTCAATTCAGCAGACTTGGGATTAGCAGAACTGAGCTTCTCTAAATTGTTGGCTTTATGTGGCTCTCGGTCAGTTTCTGAATTACGACAATTTTCATTTACCATCTCACCACCACAGGGAGCATTGGCAGAAAAATCATTACCAGACACACTTCTACTCAATTCCAATTTTTTGGGGGGGATTTTTACTGGCGAACCCCAAGAATCATTTACAGGATCATCGCCTTCAGGAGAGATCAGGTCTTTCACTCTCCTGCTAACAGAAGAACCTCTAGATCTCCAGAAATAATCTGTACAAAACAAATAATTGTACGCGGATTAGACCATGGATATATTATATACTGTAGACATTACCAAGTATacaaaatgataatgaagaaaaCCTTGTCTACTATCTTCAGTTTCATGATCGCTGTCGTCAGATTTATAACTTGGATCCATCTTTGGATCAGAATGTATTTCTGGAATTTCCTTAAGTCGGCGGTCACGGTCTTCAGGGGTCCTCAAAATCTGCAACTTCTCCACACACTCTTTGAGCGTGAAAGTCGGTCAAGGATAGCATCTCATTTACACAAGTGACATAGGTAGTTATGAAATCCACATGCTTAGGACTAAATGATCAAACCACATATATAACCATAAATACTGGGATAGAATGATTCTTTTAAAATGATTTCATGAATCAGAGAACATATGCCTCACATTTTGATGAACTTTAATGTTGTTTATATTGATCAATTCAGCAGAAAAAATAGTAACATTTAGTACAAGTGTACAACAAATCTCAGATGTTACAAAAGGCAAGAATAAAGAAAGACCAATCTATTATACAGATCGGGTACACAAAAATTGCATGGTGTGATCAGATACACTTTATTCGTTAAGTGATTCACAATGTGGACATATTTGTTGCATATGTCAATTCAACCACAACTCCacaagaaatattttaacaattcTGCAGGCCAGTGATTTAACACTACAGTCTACATGTAACAAAAAATTAGCAAAAAATATAGTTGATAaaatcaaaaaaagaaaaaacaggATATTCCTTTTGATGTCCTAAATCACTTGCTCGATCACGAAGATGACTAAGCCGCACAATCTCTGATTCGAGCCACTGCATGTAACAATTGGAAAGGACAAAGAAAACTCCaatgaatcaaaataaaaatgagtcCATTAGCCACATTTTTTAACAGTTGTCAGTCACATTGGTTAAGCCTTGAGAAAAACAAAATCTTACGCATAAAACATCTACAAAGTTTCAAAATGTGGCCTACATTATGGAATAGCAGCACTGAGCAGCCTCATTCATGGTAGAGGCGTCAAAACTGTGCTCTTTCTGTCCAATTTTGCCAACTTTATATTCGTTTGACTACTCATAGGCAAGTTTATCCACATCTTAAGTTGAATATAGCATATAATCTTAGGCGACACATATTTCAAAGTTCTGGTGGTGTCTGGAAACTATATAATGGTAGCAATGTTctctaaaataaattatattcacTTCCAACAAAACACACTCCTTAGAGCATGGAAATATGACATCAAGTAACTAGCAAAGATCAATCGTAGGTCACCAACCACCTTTATTCATTCCCAAAAGAAGCTTAAAATAACACATAACATTCATTCAAGCTTTAATAAGTGgaatatattttgaatgattgcagtGAACAATAAACATACATCATTAACTTTAACCGCCTGGATTTCCATTGTCTTGTAAAGAATCTCACCCTACAAAAAgacatttattaatttaaaacaatGTCCTTATGCTAgcctaaaattgtaaaaaaataaaaaacaaaagccAGATGTAGGTGTATAATTACCACAGTCAGCCGACTGATAAGTCCACACTTGATACTCTGACGTAGACGCTTGCATTCCTCCTGAAAAATTAGGATAAAAATATAATGAATACTGGTTCTAAAAACTGCATTAATTTCAGGCATTTCGAAACATACGTGTAATCTTCCAATgtgttttaatttaatataaagcCTACTAGTATCTCGCAGTTAGGCACTGCATATAAGTGTGCATTCCAACATATCGACCAAGAATTTTGTTAATTCTTGAAGTGTGTAGACCCAAAAAGCAATATTGACATCGAAAGCAAGCCATTCAAGAAAAACAAAGCTAACTTTGTCTCCTAAGCCAAATATTGATTGACATAACAGAGAGTAGGGATGAATCTACCgtgctttaaaaaaatttccaggTTGCAAACTTAAAGTATTACATGATCGATATTCAGTTCCCAAAAATGCCATATTCATTTCATTTATTTAGTGGTTTGGGGGCTGGGGATGTTGCCTGGCATCCAGCTGATGTAGGAAATTTCCTGTAAAAGAAGACACTACCCAATCACCTCAGTGAACTCTTGATTTGAGATTGTATCAACAGATATGACTTCAATCTTGTCTAGGTTTAATATCTCAACCAGAGTGTCAGTAGTCCTTTTACCAATTTTATATGGCTCCTCTGCCTTGCTTGTGCCTGCATACAAATAccaagaaaaacaaatttttatttctttattttatttctatcaTTAAGTGGTTCAGTGGAGGAAGGGCAGGAAGGTCTCCAGGGGTGATCACGACAAAACATAAGGAAAAAGCTCCTTGAGAACTTAAAGATAACAGATTCTGAGATTGGTTatacaatttaaaaaatatcttaTTTCAATTACCAAAAGAACTTCTTACCAACAACTTGCACCAGTCTATACATGTCCTGCTTTTGAATACTACCAGAAATTCGTATTCTCACAAACACCCCTATTACTTTATCATGAAAAGTTTGAACATCTTCAAGGAGATCTTCCATCAACTTTCTATGCAGGTATATCAAGCTAATGTTGTGAATGTCAATTGCTGCATAATCATCGAGATTAGACTGAGGCCCCCAAATGCCTTTTTTGCGTATTTTTCTTCTCCCATCTTTCTGACCCTTGGTCAGGTGGTCTGCATTGCCATCGGCATCTAGCTGGTTATTTTCAATGTAAATAGCACTTTCTTGAACATCTTCATTTTGCTCATCTCTGATAAGAAAATGAGAGTCAAGAAGTTTTAACACTTCAAAATGCCCAACTCGAGGTTTCCCAAATATTATTTCAAGTCTTGCATCACATACAATTTGACTCTTCCGACGTGGATCACGAAGTTTGTTTCTTTTAATATACTCAAGCAAAAGATCTTGCACATCAAACTGAGAGAGTTTAGATATGTCACCATTTTTCATGTGAGAAACAAATTCAAGTAGCTCCTTGGAAGCCCACTCAGAGCTTCCAGATGATGAAAGAACTTTGTCTCCAGTAACATCACCTGCACTCACCAATTCCTTCTCTTTGGTGAGCGACTTTGGTTTCTTCTCCAACTTTCTTCTTTTAGCTTTGATTGCATTTAAGTTCTCAATAGAAATGTCTGAACCAGACCCTTCGTCATTCTCGTCAGCTTGTGCTTCAGAAGATCCTTGTTTACTTAG
This window contains:
- the LOC142517699 gene encoding zinc finger CCCH domain-containing protein 19-like; amino-acid sequence: MEDDEDTFSNLPKTPESDLERETFETGDAKIAEECEFLLESGEWNGMFSSEAVADEVGGKAGLEGNAAAESRVVMAVVPVEELTEEGGGEVMISDVEDPQLKRKPDEGSGLLDDSKVASAVSDAGNSVLFSEPKVDGREDEISVEPNLGMATEEEFMTIANSEVEAVVADADEAPAFSGSPEYVRGDEFLAASEGMEFLNDRAELVMESVISEEEKVEEVGAQVDFAHCGDFENDLEVVVVGGEDREDKVDFMENYLEAGIAEKSSGVKEEKLDLFITKETPITDVNVELDLITEVDTNLVNFREDEKVHESSGTDLRDKLAGNEEVSAEEKLMSEMKMVEEKCICEDSVKDFKLVESVIAAENRDVAVADEEFPAGNSGMEIDERVESDVFWNDVTMEAQLEGAEVETWTTSLAVTDKIHSDNTITVVTDPDQEMDDSPAAVQDKEDEKIMDEEATEIETETEVAESRIASEGKRKRGKFLRNSSISKVTTKASSRKKVGEDVCFICFDSGELVLCGRRGCPKAYHPSCVNRDEAFFRAKGRWNCGWHMCSICEKNAVFMCYTCTFSLCKRCSKDVIISCVRGNKGFCEICKRTVMLIENHEQGKTDIQNQIDFDDRGGWEYLFKHYYIQLKSKLSLSSVEVAEAKNRWKGSNAFSSLSKQGSSEAQADENDEGSGSDISIENLNAIKAKRRKLEKKPKSLTKEKELVSAGDVTGDKVLSSSGSSEWASKELLEFVSHMKNGDISKLSQFDVQDLLLEYIKRNKLRDPRRKSQIVCDARLEIIFGKPRVGHFEVLKLLDSHFLIRDEQNEDVQESAIYIENNQLDADGNADHLTKGQKDGRRKIRKKGIWGPQSNLDDYAAIDIHNISLIYLHRKLMEDLLEDVQTFHDKVIGVFVRIRISGSIQKQDMYRLVQVVGTSKAEEPYKIGKRTTDTLVEILNLDKIEVISVDTISNQEFTEEECKRLRQSIKCGLISRLTVGEILYKTMEIQAVKVNDWLESEIVRLSHLRDRASDLGHQKELKECVEKLQILRTPEDRDRRLKEIPEIHSDPKMDPSYKSDDSDHETEDSRQDYFWRSRGSSVSRRVKDLISPEGDDPVNDSWGSPVKIPPKKLELSRSVSGNDFSANAPCGGEMVNENCRNSETDREPHKANNLEKLSSANPKSAELRRSVCGNDFSANAPCGCEMVNENCHNSEDREPQKSDNLEKLGSANPTSAELSRSVSGNDFSANAPCGGEMVNENCRNLETDREPLKSNNLEKLSSANSMSAELSRSVSGNDFSANATCVGEMVNENCINSETDREPQKSNNLEKVSSANSMSADRTMNAASEADSLSGVSSLTSQASLPAGVAENNIKVNDRKKIWHYQDPSGKVQGPFSMARLRKWNNAGYFPSDLRIWRTTEEQDHSILISNALVGKFQAELPAVDHMIPPIDTLHTTSLNHGRVMPTVDQNSRSIAKCSTEKRTGNAVTNIPIPMSALGNASWTEGEGDLPSGAIQSPGVKGVVSSPTAILRDMEHHSAVQCSSNFNPTLPMPQQGILVASADSLHLQPTISSEPHAVQMNLHPPIMLQSVQRVSSQSPLAETQGWSSTAQSRQPHEYGWTAPVQNSTPSLVNQSTTAGPQSEFWRPNQGSQPNIYPHATPNASWGIAPAENNAPSGVRPEILNTGWGMQHANPNMGLGNPSAGNTNTNRGHPVEAPPRGNANSSWVAPTTNAGANTQGPMPGNVNSGWTPTPGWGGPPVERPVSGNRWGPSGSRPPVEVSAQGTSNQGWGAPQGNHGAWGGEQNHNEGQFSGQMNGQGRDSVFGGGGRPWNRQPTFGGGRGGNQHFNKRDVLCPYNAYGRCRKGAHCDYLHV